The stretch of DNA TTGAGGCGCGGCCTGTCAATCCGCCGCTCGATGCGCCCGCAACCGGCGAGGCGATTCTGGCTGCGGTGAATGCGGTGCGTGCGGTGCGTGCAGCCAGCGGTGCTTCACGGACAACGGCGCGGCCCGCAGCGAACCCGGTGAACCCGATGCAAGAGGCCGGTGATGTTGCCCACTGATTTACCCACGGAGTTGTCGCAGCGTCGTCCGTGGTTGTCCCTGCGCCGGCCATGAGCGATGCATCGTTTCATCTCGTGCTGTTCGGCGCCGGGCATGTCGGCCAGGCGCTGGTGACGTTGCTGGGGCAACTGCCGTGCGTCGTGCAATGGGTCGATGCACGTGAAGCGCTGTTTCCTGCAACGGTGCCCGCCAATGTCGCAATCGAAGCCACCGACACGCCTGAAGCGCTGGTCGATCAGGCGCCTCCAGGCGCGTATTTTCTGGTGATGACACACGACCACGCGCTTGATTTTCTGTTGGCCCAGTGCATCATGCGGCGGCGTGCTGTGGGCTACTTCGGCATGATTGGCTCGCGTACGAAGCGGGTGAAATTCGAGCGGCGCTTGCGTGAGCGCGGTGTTGCCGCAGCTCGGATCGCACGCATGATTTGCCCCGTTGGCGTGCCCGGCATTCTCGGTAAGGCGCCGTCTTCGATTGCGCTGGCCGTATGTGCCGAGCTGCTGCAACAGCCGCCGCCTGCGAGCCGGGGCTGGGATTAACGCGGATTAGTCTGGCTTCACGGCTGACGGCAGTGCGCTGACGCGCTGGACTTCTTTCGATTCGAGCCAGTTCGGCGTGCGGGCGCAGTACAGCACCATCGGCAGCGCATCTTCGCCCCAGAACAATTGCCCATCGAGGTAAAACGTCGGCACCCCAAACACACCCAGCGCGATGGCTTCAGCGGTATTGCGCTGCAATTGCGCCTGCGCTGTAGCGTTAGCGGCCTGTAGCACGTCGCCGTTTTGCCCCAGCCGCTCACACAGGCTGGCGAAGCCTTCGGCGGTGGAAGGGTCACGCCCTTCGCGCCAGATGAAGCGGAAAATTTCGCGCACGCCTTGGATATCCGCGTTCGTGGCGAGCGCCAGTTGCATAGCGGCGCGCGAATCAAACGGATGCACGGGGGGCATCCGGAACGGAATGCCCAGTTGCTCGGCGCGAAAGAGCGCATGACGGTAAGTGAAGATCCGCTTGGTGGGCAGGCTGTACGCGGCTCGCCCACCCCAATGACGGTAGAGCGTATCGAGTTCGATGGGCGTGGCATTGAAAGCGAGGGTTGGCCACTTGTCGTGCTGTTCCAGCAGCAAATAGCTAAACGGTGAGACGAAATCGTAAAACCAGTGTGGCTGAGCTGCTTCGATGCCGTGTGTCATGGCGCTTTCCGGAGTGGGGTTCATGGTGTGAGGGCGAGGGCACGCGTGGGTTTGAACGCTTCATGTGGGCGCTTGCCTGGGCGGGCCGGGGATGTTCGGGAGACCGGGTGCATCAAGCCTTGGGCGCATCCGGGGGCGTGGCATGCCAGACGTGGCTTCGGCTTAAACGTGAACGCACAAAGCCGATGTGTTCGCGCAATACATAGAACTGGTCGGCATAGGCGAGCGGCATCTTCAGCCCATTGACGGATTCCTCGATCACATCAAGCCGCTCGAGCAGCGCCTGGCGCTCTGCTGCCGTGATATCACTGAGGGCTTCGCGTTCGATGGCAATCAGCGTGCCGTACCAGCGATAGATCCGCGATTTCACGCGCCACGCGTAGAGCGCGGGCACGAGGCGCATGCTGGGAATCAGCACCACGATGAGGGGCACCAGCAGCACCAGCAACCGGTCCGCGAGACTGGCGAGCCAAAAGGGCAATGAGCGGTACAAAAAGCTTTTGCCTGACTGGTAATAGCGTAGGGCGTTGTCGCTGAGCGGAAAATCATGGGCGCGCGGCGCGGGAAATTCGCCGGCCTGTTGCAGCAGCCCGGCCTTGCCATGCACCTCACGAGCCGCTTCGATCAGCAGGTCCGAAAGCGCGGGATGCAAGGTGTCGCGCGCCACCAGTTCGACGGTGGGTGCAACCAGATAAACCGGACTCGAAGGCACGTTTTGGCCCAGATTGAACGAACCCATCGGCAGGGTGATCTTCGTCAGATACGGAAAGCGTCGGGCATAAGCATCGGCCTGGATGAAATCGTAGAGCAGTACGTTCGGGGTGCGATACAGCTGGTTCATCACCGGGGGCTGCGCGGAATCACCCGCCAGAAACGCTGCGTCGACCTTGCCTGAGATCAGGGCGGCGGCGGCGTCTTCTCCCGACAGCGGCGCGAGCGTTGTCGGGCCGCCTGGCACAATGCCATTGGCTTTGAGCAAGGCGAGCGCGAGCTCGCGGGTGCCACTGCCTTCCGCACCAATGGCGAGGTGCTCGCCGGCGAATTCGGAGAGCCGCGTGCGCGGCGTGCCGCGATAAAAAATCACGAGCGGCACGTAGGCCACGCTCCCCAGCGAAGCCAGCCCCTCATGCGTGGCATGAAGGGCGACGCCATCCTGGACGAAGCCGACATCGACGTTGCTGCCAGGCGTTGACAGACGCTTCAGGTTGTCGAGCGAGCCTTCGGAGGGCAGGACATTGAGCGTGATGTGGTTGCGCGCGAGGATCGCCTTGTATTTCTGCGCGGAGTTCCAAAACGAGCTGTCTTTCGGGCCTGCGCTGAGGGTGAGCGTGGTAGGCGGCGCGGGCTGGATCAGACGCACAGCGGCCCAGATGGCGAGGGCGCTGATGAACACGATGGGGCCAAACGACAGGGCCAGATCGCGCCAGGAGATGGCGACGAAACGGGCGACCAGGCGAGGAGGAGCTTTGCGTCCGGAAGATGGCTTCATGAAAACAGTGTGAGGCAAGGCCAGCCTGGCGCTCCAGGCTGCGAAGGGGAGCGCTTGCGCTAGCCTGATGGCGGGTCGGATGAAGATTCGCGCTGATGGTACATGAGATTGACGGCACAGGCCGCGCCGCGCATACAGGCCAAAAACCGGGTGTGGCCCGCCTGCTGAAACCCTTTGCGCTTCTGGCGCGGCTAGATTAAATTGTGCAGCGCTGCGCTCAGTACAGCGTCATGGTTGCCCGTTGCCACTGTTTCAGGTTCAGGTTGGCTCCGGTTGGCTTCAAGCGGCTCGCCCGGCGGGCCCATGCCGGCCGCCAGCCAGATGCCTTTCGCTCAGGCTGCAGCAAGCACTGCCCGGATAGCACCGCATTCAGACGGTTTGCATAGGCCCGCGCTTTCCTGTTTTTGTTTCCCGCCTCTCGTGGTTTCCGTATTTTGTCCAGGCCTCGTTTGGCCTGTGGCATGGCGTGCGCATGGCAAGCCATGCCACAGGCCGCTTGCGGCGCCGGATGCTGTTCGGAATGTTGTCCCTGAGCCGCTGGCTAGAAGCGGTTTAAATCGAAGTGAAAAGGAGAGAAGGTATGAAAGGCATGAAATCGGTCGATTTTCTGAAGATGCTGGGTGGTGCGATGGCATTGGTCGCGGCTTGCCACGTGTCGGCACAAACCAGCGATGCAGCGCCCTTGGGCACGGTGGCGAGCAATGCACAGCCAGCGGCCGCTTCGGGGGCGAAGTCTTCTTCTGCCAGAAAGCATGCGAACAGCGCGCTGGGGCGCAAGGTAAGGGGGGCGCTGGCTAAGGCACAAGGGCTCGACGTGTCGAATATTTCAGTGCGTGCCCGCAATGGCTCGGTGACCCTGGCGGGCTCGGTGCCGGATGCAGGCCAGATCGAGCGGGCGACCCAGGCCGCGAAAAGCGTGGCAGGTGTGACGTCGGTGCAAAACAAGATGTTCATACAGCCGCACTAACCTGGCGGCGCCGGGGCGCGCTTAAGCTGGGGGGAGCGGCACCCTCGGCGTGCGCTCAGGTATGCCATGCAAGACAGCCTGTCTGGACGGAATGGGTATTCCGTGTCAGACAGGCTGTTTTTTCTTGCCCAAACGGCTTCACCGGTTTTATTTTTTCCAGGCCTAACTCGACACCAGCTTGATGCCGACCAGCGCCAGCGTGACGGCAAGAATGTGCCGCAACAGCACATCGGGTGCGCGCGATGAAAGATGACTGCCCAGTACGATACCTGGCAGCGAGCCGAGCAGCAGCGACAGCAGCATCGTCCAGTCCACCGATCCCAGCAGCCAGTGCCCCGTGCCCGCCAGCAGCGTAAGTGGCACGGCATGCGCGATATCCGAGCCGATGATGCGCGTGGTGGGCAGCAGAGGATAGAGCAGCAGCAAAACCGTCACGCCAATCGCCCCGGCTCCGACCGAGGTAAACGATACCAGCGCACCCAATACGGCTCCGGTCAGTATCGTCAGGCCCAGCGCGCGGCGCGAGCCAGGAGGCGCTGTGCGACGCGCCGCCAGCGCGGCGAGTTGCGGCCGGAACACCAGCGCCAGGGCGGTGAGCAGCAGGGCGGCGCCCAGCACGTTCAGGATGATCTGACTGGTTCTCGACGAGTGCATGCCATAGCGGTGCAGTAGCAGCAGCGTGAGCGCCGCGGCGGGCACGCTGCCTGCGGCGAGCCGTAACGTGACGCGCCAGTCGATCGATCCTTTGATCCCATGCACGAACGTGCCCACCGATTTGGTTGCCGCGGCGTACAACAGATCGGTGCCGACGGCTGTCGCCGGATGGACGCCGAACAGCAACACCAGAATAGGCGTCATTAATGAGCCCCCCCCCACGCCAGTCAACCCAACCAGAAAACCAACGAACAGGCCAGAGGCGGAGTACAGAAGATTGATGTCGGGAAGTGCCATAGAGCCTGGAGCGCGGGAGATCACGAAAAACAGCGCACATAAAGGAACGCGCTGGAAGCGGAAAGGAGGGTGCCGGGTGCCGGGTGCCGAGTGTCGATACGTTGCTGCGTGGCTGGAATCAGGCGGCCGTGTCCTGTTCTGAAGCGAAGGGCGCGACCGCCCGGTCAGTGAAAAGCCGTTATTGTCGCAAAACTCGTGCATGCGTGGGTCAGGTTCGCGTGAAGGCGGAAATTTCAGGCATCCGTCGTGTCTTGCGTGTACCGGGACAAGGTGTAGCGGGTGGGCCGGAACGCGGATATTTCACAGGCGCTTGCCTGGGATGCTCGCCTGCGAGCCTACAATCGGCGCTTGCAGTTGGGGCACGGATCGTTGCTGTATGCGGACGGGCCGTCGTTCTTTTTCTTCTTTTTGCTGGTTATTCAACATGAATCCGGGCGTTATTTACGCGTTTCTCGCATTTGTCATCTGGGGCATGTTCCCGGTTTATTTCAAGGCGCTGCAACAGATCTCCGCGCTGGAGATGCTGGCTCACCGCATGGTCTGGTCGATGCTGTTTCTCTTTGTCGTGCTGACGTGGCGTCAGCAGTGGCGCTGGCTCGGTCCGGTGTTGCGCGACCGGCGTTTGCTGGCGCGTTTTACAGCCAGCGCCCTATTGCTCTCGACGAACTGGGGCATCTATATCTGGGCGGTGAACGCTGGACATATCGTCGAAGCCAGCCTCGGCTACTTCATCAATCCACTGATGAACGTGCTCTTTGGCCTGGGCTTTCTCGGCGAACGGCTGCGGCGTGTGCAGTGGCTGGCGGTGGCGATTGCTGCCGCGGGCGTGTTGTGGCTCACCTGGCAAAATGGACAGCCGCCGTGGATCAGCTTCGCGCTGGCATTGACCTTTGGCGGCTATGGCCTGTTGCGCAAGACCGCGAAGCTGGGGGCGCTGGAAGGGCTCACGCTCGAAACCATGCTGTTGTTTCCGGTGGCGGTGGTATATCTCGCGCTGATGGCGGCGCAAGGTGAAAGCGGTTTTGCCGATGCTTCGCTGGGTATCAAACTGCTGCTGGTGCTGGCGGGGCCGATCACGGCGATTCCGCTGCTGCTGTTTGCAGCAGGGGCGCGGAGAATTCCGCTATCGATGCTGGGATTGATTCAGTACATCACGCCGACGTTGCAACTGCTGCTGGGTGTGCTGATTTATCACGAGGCCTTCGGCGAGGTCCGGCTGGTGGGTTATGGCGCGATCTGGGTGGCACTGGCGGTGTATTCGCTCGAAGGTTTGTGGCGCGCGCAGCAGGGACGTAGCCGCGCGGGCTAGTGTTGTGAACGGTTTTGGGACGTTTTTATTTTTGCGGCTCACCCGGCCACGAGCGTGGCGCGGGTGGAATGCGGGTGGAATGCCGGACTGGTTGGACCTGCGGTCCTGTTGCACCCGCCGGAGGTTAAGGCTGTACCGCTTGCCACGAGGAATCAGGATCGAACGCCTTGAGCATCGCTGCCGCACGGGCGGAGCGTGGCCCGAGGTTCTTCTGGTACAACTGGCCGTCCTGGTTGACGATAAAACTCATCACACCGGTCTTGCCGTACTCGACGGGCCACGCCACTAACGCATAGCCTTGGGTGAGCACACCCTGCTTGAGATAGTTCTGCGCGCCGCCTTTTGCATGCGGGCCCTGTGCCGTCAGAATCCGGTAGTGATAACCGTAATACCCTTCCTTGAGCCCACCCTTTTGTGACATCACGGCCGCTAGCGGGCCGAGTGGGCTTTGCGGCTCGCCCGGCGCCGTTGGCCAGTACAGCCCATCGCGCTGGCTCGGGGTGCTGACGATGCGCGAGGCGTAGTGCTGCGTCAGCGCGTGATAGTCGTTTTGCGCGTCGAGATATCCCAGCGCGGTCATCATTGCCGCATGTTCATTGCGGCCGATGCGGCGCGTCAGGATTTCGTCCTGGGCGGCGACAGGATCGAAGTGCCAGCCACTGGCGCTTTGCACAAGGGGAATCGGCAGGGTCCAGCCACTTGTCCCGACCGCCAGGTGAGCACGGGCGTGGGGGGCCTGGGGGGCCTGGCTATGGGGGGCAGCAGATGCGGGTGCGGCAGACGCGGTGTCCGGAACGATTTGATGGCCTTTCGACCAGGCTTCGAGGAAGGCGTAAATATCGTTTTCGCCGATTTCACGGGTGGGAATGAAGCGCTGGAAATCGTTGCCCAGAACGTGTTTCATGGCGTCGTGATCGTTGCTGGCGAGCGCCTCGACGAAGGCGCTGGCGGCCGCATCCGGCGTGGGATAGCGTGCCTGGGCGCAAACAGCGCTGGAGCCGAGTGCGAGCGCGGCGCACGCGAGCGTGACGCGCGCTGCCGTTAACACGGTGCGGTGCGGAGCAGGCGGGTGAATACGATAAATGCGCTGCATCCGGTGGGTGAAAGGTGCAAAAAAGCGAATCATGAGCGGCTCCTTTTTGATCATGCGAATGGTTAGCGATGAAAGTGGCGCTGACCGCCGCCACGCTGCATGCCACCCCCGCCGCCACCCCGCAGGATGCCGCCGCCGTTTGCGCCCAGCCCATTGGGCCGCGGCGCTTGCAAGCCGGCGGGCTCCGCCATGCTGCCTCGCGTAGCGGAGGGCATGCGGCCGGAGAGCGCCTGACGGCTAGCTTCGCCGCGTTGCATTTCTTGCCGGGCGGCATTGCCGTTGCCTGCGCCGCGTAACGCGTTGTCGTGGTTCAGGCTGTGCGCCTGGCTGCGTAAATTACCTTCACCGGTTGCCGCGCCGCCTTGATGAATCTCCTGAACGCGCTGGCTGGCGTTGCCGCCGAGGCTTTGCCCCGTGCGGTTTTGCAGGGTTTGCTGGGCTTGGGTACGAGCTGCGGTGATATCGCGGCCACGGTAGGCATCGCGCTGCGCCATGCCCATGCCGCCTGCCATGCCATCCGGGCCGCGATTCAGATTCGCGTGACGGTTGACGCTGTCATTCCGGTTCCAGTTCGCGGTGTTGCCATTTGCGTTGATCCGGTTATTGACGTTGAGGTTGTTGTAACGATTGACGTTGATATTGACGTCGTGGGTATTCCAGTTGAATCCGCCCCAGAGCGAATTGGCCACGGCCACCCCTGCGCCGAACGCAAGGCCCGTGGCGAAGCCGGCCGCAATCGCATAGCCGGGTGGCGGTGGCACATACACCGGTGGATAAGCGGGATAAGGCCATGTGCCGTAGACCACCGTTGGGTTGTAGGTCGGCACATACACCACTTGCGGATTGACCGGCACGATCTGGATGGTGCTTTGCTCGACGATGACCTTTTGCTGCTCGCCAGATTTCAGGTTGCCTGCCTGCTGTGCTTGCCGCCGCAGGCGTTGCACTGAATCCATGACGTCGTTGGGTTGTGCCAGAAAGGCATCGCCCAACTGCGAGACCCAACTGGGTTTGGACGCCATCATGGCGAGCACCTGGGGAAAGGCGACCAGCGATTGCACACTGGGATCCCACGGCTCACTGGCGACGGCCTTGACTGCATCATCGCCTGTCAGATTGGGATGGGCTTTCGACCAGGCCGCCGCGGCGGCGACATCGGAGGCAAAGGTCGAAGCCATCAACACTTGGGCGAGCAGCGCGTCGGGATACAGCGCAATGGGTGCGCTCAGTGCATCCAGTTGCGGGTTTGATATTTTCGCGCTGGTTTTCGCGGTGTTTTGTGCCCAGGCGGCAGTGGGTGCGGCGGTGCCGATAAAGAGCGGCGCACCCGCGAGCGCGGCGCACAAAAGCAGCAGACGGCGCTTGTAGGCTTCGGATCGTTGCACGATGAAGTTCTCCCAGTTGAATGGAACATAGGGC from Paraburkholderia hayleyella encodes:
- a CDS encoding 2-hydroxychromene-2-carboxylate isomerase, which translates into the protein MTHGIEAAQPHWFYDFVSPFSYLLLEQHDKWPTLAFNATPIELDTLYRHWGGRAAYSLPTKRIFTYRHALFRAEQLGIPFRMPPVHPFDSRAAMQLALATNADIQGVREIFRFIWREGRDPSTAEGFASLCERLGQNGDVLQAANATAQAQLQRNTAEAIALGVFGVPTFYLDGQLFWGEDALPMVLYCARTPNWLESKEVQRVSALPSAVKPD
- the rarD gene encoding EamA family transporter RarD — protein: MNPGVIYAFLAFVIWGMFPVYFKALQQISALEMLAHRMVWSMLFLFVVLTWRQQWRWLGPVLRDRRLLARFTASALLLSTNWGIYIWAVNAGHIVEASLGYFINPLMNVLFGLGFLGERLRRVQWLAVAIAAAGVLWLTWQNGQPPWISFALALTFGGYGLLRKTAKLGALEGLTLETMLLFPVAVVYLALMAAQGESGFADASLGIKLLLVLAGPITAIPLLLFAAGARRIPLSMLGLIQYITPTLQLLLGVLIYHEAFGEVRLVGYGAIWVALAVYSLEGLWRAQQGRSRAG
- a CDS encoding TAXI family TRAP transporter solute-binding subunit, with amino-acid sequence MKPSSGRKAPPRLVARFVAISWRDLALSFGPIVFISALAIWAAVRLIQPAPPTTLTLSAGPKDSSFWNSAQKYKAILARNHITLNVLPSEGSLDNLKRLSTPGSNVDVGFVQDGVALHATHEGLASLGSVAYVPLVIFYRGTPRTRLSEFAGEHLAIGAEGSGTRELALALLKANGIVPGGPTTLAPLSGEDAAAALISGKVDAAFLAGDSAQPPVMNQLYRTPNVLLYDFIQADAYARRFPYLTKITLPMGSFNLGQNVPSSPVYLVAPTVELVARDTLHPALSDLLIEAAREVHGKAGLLQQAGEFPAPRAHDFPLSDNALRYYQSGKSFLYRSLPFWLASLADRLLVLLVPLIVVLIPSMRLVPALYAWRVKSRIYRWYGTLIAIEREALSDITAAERQALLERLDVIEESVNGLKMPLAYADQFYVLREHIGFVRSRLSRSHVWHATPPDAPKA
- a CDS encoding BON domain-containing protein → MKSVDFLKMLGGAMALVAACHVSAQTSDAAPLGTVASNAQPAAASGAKSSSARKHANSALGRKVRGALAKAQGLDVSNISVRARNGSVTLAGSVPDAGQIERATQAAKSVAGVTSVQNKMFIQPH
- a CDS encoding DUF2950 domain-containing protein; translated protein: MQRIYRIHPPAPHRTVLTAARVTLACAALALGSSAVCAQARYPTPDAAASAFVEALASNDHDAMKHVLGNDFQRFIPTREIGENDIYAFLEAWSKGHQIVPDTASAAPASAAPHSQAPQAPHARAHLAVGTSGWTLPIPLVQSASGWHFDPVAAQDEILTRRIGRNEHAAMMTALGYLDAQNDYHALTQHYASRIVSTPSQRDGLYWPTAPGEPQSPLGPLAAVMSQKGGLKEGYYGYHYRILTAQGPHAKGGAQNYLKQGVLTQGYALVAWPVEYGKTGVMSFIVNQDGQLYQKNLGPRSARAAAMLKAFDPDSSWQAVQP
- the xdhC gene encoding xanthine dehydrogenase accessory protein XdhC, which codes for MSDASFHLVLFGAGHVGQALVTLLGQLPCVVQWVDAREALFPATVPANVAIEATDTPEALVDQAPPGAYFLVMTHDHALDFLLAQCIMRRRAVGYFGMIGSRTKRVKFERRLRERGVAAARIARMICPVGVPGILGKAPSSIALAVCAELLQQPPPASRGWD
- a CDS encoding DUF3300 domain-containing protein, with product MQRSEAYKRRLLLLCAALAGAPLFIGTAAPTAAWAQNTAKTSAKISNPQLDALSAPIALYPDALLAQVLMASTFASDVAAAAAWSKAHPNLTGDDAVKAVASEPWDPSVQSLVAFPQVLAMMASKPSWVSQLGDAFLAQPNDVMDSVQRLRRQAQQAGNLKSGEQQKVIVEQSTIQIVPVNPQVVYVPTYNPTVVYGTWPYPAYPPVYVPPPPGYAIAAGFATGLAFGAGVAVANSLWGGFNWNTHDVNINVNRYNNLNVNNRINANGNTANWNRNDSVNRHANLNRGPDGMAGGMGMAQRDAYRGRDITAARTQAQQTLQNRTGQSLGGNASQRVQEIHQGGAATGEGNLRSQAHSLNHDNALRGAGNGNAARQEMQRGEASRQALSGRMPSATRGSMAEPAGLQAPRPNGLGANGGGILRGGGGGGMQRGGGQRHFHR
- a CDS encoding sulfite exporter TauE/SafE family protein, with the translated sequence MALPDINLLYSASGLFVGFLVGLTGVGGGSLMTPILVLLFGVHPATAVGTDLLYAAATKSVGTFVHGIKGSIDWRVTLRLAAGSVPAAALTLLLLHRYGMHSSRTSQIILNVLGAALLLTALALVFRPQLAALAARRTAPPGSRRALGLTILTGAVLGALVSFTSVGAGAIGVTVLLLLYPLLPTTRIIGSDIAHAVPLTLLAGTGHWLLGSVDWTMLLSLLLGSLPGIVLGSHLSSRAPDVLLRHILAVTLALVGIKLVSS